The Hevea brasiliensis isolate MT/VB/25A 57/8 chromosome 1, ASM3005281v1, whole genome shotgun sequence genome has a window encoding:
- the LOC110636518 gene encoding transcription factor MYB48-like isoform X1, which produces MGFHRQSFRFEGGGRQIIGLNRTGKSCRLRWVNYLHPGLKRGKMTPQEERLVLELHAKLGNRWSRIARKLPGRTDNEIKNYWRTHMRKKAQERKRAMSPSLSSSNSSPTSNITTVNSSTFPETGKVSFYDTGGLESSPSGGKNIGEAVQGGEKCYPIDDIWKDIESTTIEPVYDGFSEEGCNFSCLSIASPSWEYCSDTLWRMDEEESKMFLPYEYGTVFLTG; this is translated from the exons ATGGGATTCCATCGCCAAAGTTTCAGGTTTGAAGGTGGCGGGAGGCAAATAATAG GTTTGAACAGAACTGGAAAGAGTTGCAGGTTGCGATGGGTTAATTATCTTCACCCTGGACTCAAAAGGGGGAAGATGACACCCCAAGAAGAGAGACTTGTGTTGGAACTTCATGCCAAATTGGGAAATCG GTGGTCAAGAATTGCTCGCAAATTACCAGGCAGAACGGATAATGAGATAAAGAACTATTGGAggactcatatgaggaagaaggcTCAAGAGAGGAAGAGAGCTATGTCTCCATCACTGTCATCTTCCAACAGTTCCCCTACATCAAACATTACTACAGTGAATTCATCAACTTTCCCAGAGACTGGAAAAGTAAGCTTTTATGATACAGGGGGGCTTGAATCATCACCTTCAGGGGGAAAAAATATAGGTGAGGCAGTGCAAGGAGGTGAAAAATGTtacccaattgatgatatatggaAAGATATTGAAAGCACTACTATTGAACCAGTTTATGATGGGTTCAGTGAAGAGGGTTGCAATTTCTCCTGTCTTTCAATCGCATCTCCATCATGGGAGTATTGTTCAGACACACTGTGGAGAATGGATGAAGAGGAGAGTAAGATGTTTCTCCCCTATGAGTATGGGACAGTGTTTTTAACTGGCTAA
- the LOC110636510 gene encoding aquaporin TIP1-2, translated as MAITSIAIGSPAEASQPDALKAALAEFISMLIFVFAGEGSGMAFNKLTDNGSTTPAGLVAASLAHGFALFVAVSVGANISGGHVNPAVTFGAFVGGHITLIRSVLYWVAQLLGSVVACLLLKFATGGWETSAFALSSGVGAGNALVFEIVMTFGLVYTVYATAVDPKKGDIGIIAPIAIGFIVGANILAGGAFDGASMNPAVSFGPAVVSWTWDNHWVYWLGPFLGAGIAAVVYEVFFISPSTHEQFPSADF; from the exons ATGGCAATTACTAGCATTGCAATAGGATCTCCGGCGGAGGCTAGCCAACCAGATGCCCTGAAGGCAGCTCTTGCAGAGTTCATTTCAATGCTCATTTTTGTTTTTGCCGGTGAAGGCTCTGGCATGGCATTCA ACAAGCTGACCGATAATGGGTCAACAACACCGGCCGGCCTAGTAGCAGCCTCTCTGGCTCACGGATTTGCACTGTTCGTGGCGGTTTCAGTAGGTGCTAATATTTCCGGTGGGCATGTAAACCCTGCTGTTACTTTTGGTGCCTTTGTTGGTGGCCACATAACATTGATCAGAAGTGTTCTCTACTGGGTTGCTCAATTGCTTGGTTCTGTGGTTGCCTGCCTGCTTCTTAAGTTtgctactggtggatgg GAAACATCTGCTTTTGCCCTATCATCTGGAGTTGGTGCAGGGAATGCACTTGTTTTCGAGATTGTCATGACCTTTGGTTTGGTGTACACTGTATATGCAACAGCCGTAGACCCAAAGAAGGGTGACATAGGGATCATTGCACCCATTGCAATTGGCTTCATCGTGGGTGCCAATATCTTGGCTGGTGGTGCCTTCGATGGTGCATCCATGAACCCAGCAGTCTCATTTGGGCCAGCAGTGGTCAGCTGGACATGGGATAACCACTGGGTCTACTGGTTAGGTCCATTCCTCGGCGCTGGCATTGCTGCCGTTGTTTATGAGGTCTTCTTCATCAGCCCAAGTACGCATGAACAGTTTCCCTCTGCAGATTTTTAA
- the LOC110636518 gene encoding transcription factor MYB59-like isoform X2 — MKMAQEEFRKGPWTEQEDILLINFVHLFGDRRWDSIAKVSGLNRTGKSCRLRWVNYLHPGLKRGKMTPQEERLVLELHAKLGNRWSRIARKLPGRTDNEIKNYWRTHMRKKAQERKRAMSPSLSSSNSSPTSNITTVNSSTFPETGKVSFYDTGGLESSPSGGKNIGEAVQGGEKCYPIDDIWKDIESTTIEPVYDGFSEEGCNFSCLSIASPSWEYCSDTLWRMDEEESKMFLPYEYGTVFLTG, encoded by the exons atgaaaatgGCGCAAGAAGAATTCAGAAAGGGTCCATGGACTGAACAGGAGGACATTCTCTTGATCAACTTTGTGCACTTGTTTGGCGATCGGCGATGGGATTCCATCGCCAAAGTTTCAG GTTTGAACAGAACTGGAAAGAGTTGCAGGTTGCGATGGGTTAATTATCTTCACCCTGGACTCAAAAGGGGGAAGATGACACCCCAAGAAGAGAGACTTGTGTTGGAACTTCATGCCAAATTGGGAAATCG GTGGTCAAGAATTGCTCGCAAATTACCAGGCAGAACGGATAATGAGATAAAGAACTATTGGAggactcatatgaggaagaaggcTCAAGAGAGGAAGAGAGCTATGTCTCCATCACTGTCATCTTCCAACAGTTCCCCTACATCAAACATTACTACAGTGAATTCATCAACTTTCCCAGAGACTGGAAAAGTAAGCTTTTATGATACAGGGGGGCTTGAATCATCACCTTCAGGGGGAAAAAATATAGGTGAGGCAGTGCAAGGAGGTGAAAAATGTtacccaattgatgatatatggaAAGATATTGAAAGCACTACTATTGAACCAGTTTATGATGGGTTCAGTGAAGAGGGTTGCAATTTCTCCTGTCTTTCAATCGCATCTCCATCATGGGAGTATTGTTCAGACACACTGTGGAGAATGGATGAAGAGGAGAGTAAGATGTTTCTCCCCTATGAGTATGGGACAGTGTTTTTAACTGGCTAA